The genomic stretch CGATCGTCTCCAGGGCAAGCGTGGCTTTCTCCTCATCCAGCATTCCCGTTTGCAGCATTCCCACCCATCCGGCGATCGCAGTCAGGGGGGTACGCAGTTCGTGGGAGACGATCGCCAGGAACTCATCTTTGGCACGATTTGCCGCTTCGGCTTCAGCACGGGCAGCCTGTTCATCCTCCAGCAGTTGGGTGCGTTCCGCTTCGGCTCGTTTGCGTTCGGTCACATCCCGCATCACTTTAGAGAAACCACGCAGTCGTCCGGTTTCATCCCGGAGCGCTGTCATCACTTCGCTTGCCCAAAAACGAGAGCCGTCTTTGCGGATGTGTAGCCGCTCCTGCTGTACTCGACCTTCTGTAACCGCCGTTTGTAATTCCTGCTGGGGCAATCCTTGAGCGATCAATTCAGAAGGGAAAAAGCGGGAGAAGGGTTGACCTAAAATCTCGGATTCCTGATAGCCCAGGACAGCTTCCGATCCCCGGTTCCAGCTTGCGACTCGCCCTTCTGGATCGAGCATGAAAATGGCGTAGTCCTGAACGTTCTCTATCAGCGATCGAAACCGTTCTTCACTTGCCCGCAATGCCTCCTGTGCCTGCTTCACGGCTGTATTATCGCGGAGAATTTTTGAAAATCCCCGCAGGTTGCCTGCTGCGTCATGCAGGGGAGTAACCACCCCATTTGCCCAGAACAAGGAACCGTCTTTGCGAACGTGCCAGCGATTGTCCTGTGCCTGACCTTCAGCAATGGCAGTTCTGAGGGCTTCATCGGGTCTGCCGCTTACAATATCTTCGGAGGTGAAAATGCAGGAAAACGATCGACCGAGAATTTCTGTTTCCGGGTAGCCTAAAATCCGCTCGGCTCCAGCATTCCAGCTAACAAATCGTCCTTCCGGGTCAAGCGCAAAAATCGCATAGTCGCGCACGCCTTCAACCAACAGACGAACCCGTTCCTCACTTTCGCGCAGACGCTTCTGATTCTGAAGCAGAAGAACCTGATTTCGTTCAACTTCGATCGCATTTAACTCTGCACGCTGCTGCGCTGACCGAACCCTGGCATTCAGCACACAGATCAGAACAGCTACCAGCACATAATAAAGGGTTCTACCCAGATTAGCGGGACTTGCTCTTAAGGAAAAGATTGTGGTCAAGAAAAAGTATTCGCTCAATCCTGTCGTTAAAACCGTCGCAACAAGTCCTGACTTCAATCCCCCATACCAGGAGGAAATGATGACGGCTGCGAGGAAAAACGGATAGAGCGTTGGCTGAAGCTGCCACCACAAAAGACGGGTTAACAGCAATGCTGCGATCGAGGTCAAAACAGCAATACCGTAACGCTGTAAATTGTTCCGTTGCTGCATCAGCATAGAGGCTGTTGATATAGAAAGGCTATGCAAATCGTGGTTCTAGAACGTCTCCTTCGATTTTTTCACATTCATCCACACATTCTTTCTTCAGGTATCTATTGAATCAAGGCAACTATCTATAGAGAGATCCTGCTGAGTCTATTTTGCTAATCGCAAGGATAGAGAACTCGCTGAAATATAGCTTATCTTAATGAGAGAAGATGAACCCGAACAGTCGCTTAAAGCCGGAAAGCGAATTGTCTGCGGCAGCTCAGACTTAAAACCTGGAGGAACACTTTTCATGGTCAGAAAGATACTGGTCGTGGATGATGAAGCAGATTTAAGAAACTTAATTCAAACTTGCTTAGAACTGATCGGTGGATGGCAAGTTGTGACAGCAGCTTCAGGAGTAGAAGCCCTGCAAGAAGCTCAAAATCGCCAGCTTGACGCAATTCTTCTGGATCTCATGATGCCAGGATTAGACGGATTGGCAATCCTGCAACAGCTGCGATCGAACGACAATACAAAGCAGATTCCCGTTGTGCTGCTGACTGCAAAAGGGCGGGCGATCGAAACAGGTCAGTTTGACGACCTCAATGTGCTTGGAACTATCAAAAAACCGTTCAATCCCGTTAAGCTGGCGGGACAAATCGAGACATTGTTAAGCAACGCTCCATGAACGTAGGAAGACACAGGAAAAATATAAGCTCATTAGAAACCATCCATTCATATAAGTAGATAGGTACGCGCAGTTCGCTCAACGTTCGGTCTTCTTCATCTGTCAACACGATATGGATAGGGGCAGGCATCGTCAGCAAAACGGGGGGGGACTTGGTCTTCTTCTTATCCTACGTTTATTTGCACCTATCTACTTACTGCTAAACCTGACGTAAACCGGGGGTAAACCTGCCTTTAGAAAGTCTCAATCTTTTGAGAGATTGTTTTGATTGTGTTGCGTAACCAACGATTCGCTTCGTCTTGATCGCTCAAAGTACTCCATAGCATGGAAACCGTCCACGGTTTTGTTTTGACTGGTAGTTCAAAAATGGTCAAATCACAGATGGTTGCTAAACGCAGCGCAATGCGTCGGGGGAGCGCTCCGACTAAATCACTCGATGCGATCGCAAACGGCAAAACCATCATGTGCGGTGTTGTGAATGCAACCCGACGCGCTAAGTTTTGCTCATTCAACGCCTTATCGATCGCACCCACTGTATCTCGACGTAGCGTTGTGAGAGCGTGAGGAAACTGGGCAAAGGCTTCTAAGCTCATCGTTCCTTGCTGAATAAGCGGATGTCCTTGACGAGCAATTCCCACAAATCGCTCTTCAAAGAGAGGTTCCCATTGCGTTTGTCGGGGTGGATCGGGAAAAACACCCAATGCTAAATCGATTTCCCCTTGTTCTAATAAAGTCCCAACCCTGTCCTTCTCGAATTCAATCATTTGAACGTTGATGGAAGGAGCGTTGTGAAGGCTAAAGTTCAGTAACGGCGGCATCAGGACAAAGCTGGTATAGTCTGAACTCCCCATCGTAAAGGTGCGATCGCTGATGGATGGTTCAAAGGTTTGGCTGGCAGTCATGGTCTGGCGAATCTGTTGCAATGCTTCCAGGATACCGGGGGCGATCGCCTGGGCTTTAAGCGTCGGCTGCATCTGTCGCCCCAACCGCACAAACAATTCATCGTCAAACAAAATCCGTAAACGACTGAGGGCTGCACTCATGGCAGGCTGACCAATCTGAAGCTGCTCGGCAGCTTTTGTAACGCTGTGCTGCTCCAAAAGGGCTTCAAAGGCAACTAACAGGTTTAAGTCGATCGCCGCCAGGTTTATCGATTTCATTGATAATATACATCTCAAATATTGACTTGTTTAATAGTTTAGGGGTCGTTACTGTAACAGTACAGCCAGTTTATTCAGGAACGCTTCATGAGCATGACGCAAAAAGTTGCCGTAATCACGGGGAGCCACAAAGGATTGGGGTATGCGATTGCTCGCCAGTTAGCACAGCAGGAGAATATTCGGGTTGTGCTGACCAGTCGGCAAGAACAAGATGGTCTTGCAGCTCAACAGCGTCTATCTCAAGAAAATATTCAAGTAGATTTTCATCCTTTGGATGTCACCAGCGATGCCAGTGTGCAGCAGTTTACAGCCTGGGTGCAGCAGACGTATGGCAGAGTCGATATTCTGGTCAACAATGCAGGTGTCAACCCAACGGCGCAACCCGAAGAGTCCAGTCTGCTTACGGTACAACTGGAAACGATGCTGGCAACGTTGACAACCAATGTTTTAGCCGTAGCTCGCATCACTCAAGCGCTCATGCCCTTGATGAAAGCACAAAACTACGGGCGGATTGTCAACGTGTCTACAGAAATGGCTTCCCTGACCTCAATGGGCAGCGATTACTATCCATTGGCTCCGTCCTATCGCCTGTCTAAAGTTGGGCTGAATGGACTAACGGCACTCTGGGCAAAGGAACTCCAGGGCACCAATATTTTAATCAATGCTTACTCTCCGGGTTGGATGCAAACGGATATGGGCGGTTCTAATGCGCCGTTTACAGCCGATGAAGGTGCTGAAACCGCCGTCTATCTGGCAACGCTGACCGAGGGTGGGACACAGGGCAAGTTTTTTGCAGAGATGCGGAGGGCTGGAGGGGCAGTGGCACTAGCCTGGTAGGTTATCAAATCGAAACGATCCATCAACTACAGCGAGAAGAATAATGACTCCAACGGAAGAACAAAACTTGGCGATCGCCCGTATCTTTGTTGAGCAGTTTTTGGGTAAAGGTGATATGAGCGTAGCGGCGGATGTGCTGGATGAAAACGTACAGGCAATCACTGGGTTAAAGCCAGATGGACCTATCGACGGACGTGAAGCTTACAAGCAAGTGTTTAGTGCCTTTTTCGATGCCTTTCCTCCCCTTCCAGGCTTCGAGATGATGATTGAAGATATGTTTGCAGCAGGCGATCGGGTCGTCGTTCGCTTTCGATCCGTGCAAAAACCTGCCAAAGAGTTTTTTGGTGTTGCTGCTACAAATCGGGACATCACGTTTATTGAAACTCATGTCATGCGGTTACGTGAGGGTAAGATTGTGGAGAATGTGGTCAGTGCAACCAATCTGGAGTTTGAAATGTTAATGGCTCCTGTTCTAACACCGCTCATTCTCAAGTAAAGTTGTTGTGTTCCTTTCATCAAGTCTGAGTTTTCGCTCACTCATCTACACCTGTGAAGAGAGTCGGAGAATGACGCGGGAATCAAATTTGAGGTTGCGGAGGCGTTAAAGCAAATTGCACTTGATGAGGAGATCAAAGCTTACGTTCTCCGGCATCCATCGCTGTACCAACCTCTGCTTCAGGCTGCTTTGCGCTTCATTGGGGGTGAGACGTTAGCAGACCGTGTAGAAACTTCAAAATCATTAAATCAGCAGGGGTTTGCTGTCACGATCGATATATGGGCAAAAGCACTCGTGATGCCGACATAGCACAGCAAGCTACAGAAAAATCTCTTGACGTGATTCGGGCGATCGCTGAACAAAATTTGGACTCATCCATATTGTTAGATATGTCTCACATTGGAATGGTCATTGATGTCGAGTTAGCGTACCAAAACGTATGAGCGGGCATTCCTAGTTACACCGCAGATTGCTTGCGATATTGATTGGGTGGTTGTCCCATTTGACGCTTAAAGGCTTTGCTAAATGCCGTTTCAGAGTCATATCCAACGCGTTCGGCGATCTCTCCCACTGTCAAACTGCTCGATCGCAATAACTCAACTGCCCGAACCATTCGCCAACGGGTGACATATTGCAGCGGCGCTTCTCCCATTAACCACTTGAATCGGGCTGCAAATCCAGAACGGGACATATTCACTCGTTTTGCTAGATTCTCTACCGTCCAGTTTGTTTCAGGTTGATGATGGATTAGCGCCAGAGCAATGCTGAGTTGTGGATCAATCAATCCACGCAACCAACTGTTGTCATCTGGCTTCAAGCTACTGAGATAAGCTCGTACCGCCTGAATAAACACAATGTTTGATAGGTAAGTAATCATCATTTCTGCCCCTGGACGGTTTGATGCCGTTTCGCAGGCAATAAATTGCAGGGTAGAATCCAACCACTCTACTGCTCGTCCCTCTTCTCCTTTAATCAACAGCAGCGGTGGCAAAGCAGAGAGTAAAGGATTGATCTCACGGTTTTCAAAGCTGGCTTTACCGCACAAAACGGTTGTTCCGGTTCCACCGCCACCATAGCTTAAGGTCAATTGTCCCTGGCAAGGGCGATGAGACAGCAGTTCGCCCAGGGGTACGACGGGACTATTGGGGCGATTGCCTTCGGCAACAGCGAAGCTCCCGCGCAACGCATGGGCAACGCCTGTGGGCAGCACCACCAGATCACCCCCAACCAACGGAATCTGTTCATCTACTCCTTCTACTTCCAGCCAGCAATGACCCCGCATCACCACATGAAATGAAGCATCTGCCATCGCCTCAATCTGAACACCCCAGGGGGCCGAAAACTCAGAGCGACAATGCACAGTGCTGTGTAATTTGACAGATTTAAGAATCTCGGTCAGGGCATCCATTGATTTAGAAAACTTTGGACGATCGAATAGGAATACTGGCTCTTTCGCCATTCTAAGTCTAGCTCAATGGATTTATAACTGGAGGAAAGTTGAGTTTTTGGAGCCACACCCATGTCGATCGCAATTGCTGGCGCTACCGGAAATACAGGCGGACGGATTGCACAACAGTTAGTTGAAGCTGGAGCAAACGTCACTGTGTTGGTCAGAAATCCTGAAAAGCTACACCCTGTTATTCGTCAGAATGCGACTGTTCATCAAGGTTTACTGGAGGATACCCAATTTGTGATTGAAGCAACTCAAGGGGCAGAAGCCCTGTACTGGGTTGTGCCGTATAACTTTGGTGCTCCAAATTTTCGAGCGTATCAGCATCATGTCGGTAATGTTGCAGCAGCAGCGATTGCAGCCAATCAAATTCCCTATGTCGTCAATCTTTCCAGTAACGGCGCTCATTTACCGCAGGGAATGGGTCCCATTTCTGGCTTGTATGAGGTTGAGCAACGATTGAATGCGATCGCACAAAATATCGTCCACTTGCGACCAGGCTTTTTTATGGAAAACTATCTGATGCAGTTAGAACCCATTCGCACTACAAATAGTGTGTTTTTACCTGTCGCGGGCGATTGCCGTCTTGCCATGATTGCCACCCAAGATATTGCGACCGTCGCGGCAAAATTACTGTTGCAACGCCATTGGACTGGACATTCTGTGCTGGGATTGCATGGTCCTACTGACCTGAGTTTCGACGAAGCAGCAGCGGTTTTAAGCCAGGAGTTGGGGCGATCGATTGTCCATGTGTCGATCACATCAGAGCAATTTCGCGATAGCTTGCTGCACATCGGCGCAAGTGAGAATGTTGCGGCGGACTATGTGGAAATGTGGCAGGGTTTGAGTAATCCAGAGTACACTCCCGCAGAACCGCGCACATCCCAGACAACGACACACACAACGTTTGCTCAATTCGTGAGGGAGCAAGTATCACCCCAATTGAGCCAACTCATTCCTTCATAGGCTGATCCAATTTGTCGCTCAATAATCTGGTGACGATTAGAACCTGTCAATTGCAGTGTCAGCGTCGGGAATGTACGCTTCTGGATTACAAGGAGTTCGTCCAGGGCGATCGCAGTGAGCAGTTTGCACTTGACGAGTTTGCAAAGCAGCTTCTAACAGTGGTTCCGTCAGAGTGAAATCTGTTTCTGGGAACGGAGCATGGCAACTATGACAGCTTCCACTGAAGCGCATTTGACAGTTGGGGCGATCGAGGCTGAATGAACCGTATTGCCATTCACCGTTTCGCTTTTGCTTGACGAACACAGCCCCCAAATTTTCTGGAGAATACCAGGTTTCCATTACAATCAACGTTCCATCAGGTAAGGGTTCTCCCGGTTGAATGGTAACGTTCGGCTCTACCGCTCCCTTGGGAATCGCCTCTTCGTTAACAAACATTTGACGAAACGATCCGTCACTATGAGAAACTGTTTGTAAAAGTCAATTAAGCAGTTTCGCGATTCCAGGTTCGTCTGTTTTTAGTCAGTCTTTGCAGCATCAATCGAATCATCACCACATAAATCATGCCTTCGTGATTTTCCGGTAATCGTTCATAGTCTCGATTGAGAATTCGGGCATTCTCCAGCCAAGTCCAAGTTCGCTCCACTATCCATCGCTTCGGTTCCACCTGAAACCCCTTGGCATCCTCTGCTCGCTGGCTAATCTCAACCTCGACTTGCCGTCCTTCTTGCTCAAAAAACTGTTGAAGCAACTTTCCCAGGTTTCCTCGATACCCCTTATCTGCTAGCACTTTGACAATCCGTTGATACATCTGGAGCACCCAGACTAAAACACCTGGAGCCGCTTTAACATCTGATACATTGGCGGCACTGACATAGCCACCCAGCACCAAGCCCAACACATCGACCACAATATGACGCTTGCGCCCTTTCACCTTTTTGTTGCCATCAAAGCCCTGCTCCTCCCCCCTTTTTGTCCGAGTCTCACCGACTGACTATCAATGATCACCAAGCTCGGTTCTTCATGGCGTCCTGCGGCTTGCCGCACCTGCCGCACCAGTGCAGTATTAATTTGCTCCCATACTCCCAATCTCACCCACAAGCGGTAGTAGCCGTACACCGTTTGCCACGCTGGGAAATGCTTGGGAAGTGCCCGCCATTTTAGAGCGTTGTCTGCCCGGTAGAAGATGGCATTGAGAACGTCTCTTAAATCCACCTCTCGGTCTTTGCCCAGAGGTTTAGGAGCAGGTAACAAAGGGGTGCATCTATTGGTTGGGGGAGTAGAGGGTTGGAGAGAGAGGGAATTTGGCAAATAGGGAGTCAAAGCGAGCTTCTATTCTCGCTAAATTCTCTCCCACCCCTTCCCCAACCAATAGATGCGCCCATCTCGAACGGATCTTGGATGTGTAGCCCTCCTCTATCTGGATTGTCCGATGCTCAATTAGGCAATTCACAGCAGCCTTCGAGGTGGCTTCATCGGTCAGAGCAGGGACAGGAGATAATGGAGTTGGGTCACAGCTAGTTCAACGCATCCACTTTAGGAGTGATTTTATAGGCTCAAGTTTCGTTTATGAACTTTATCGCCTCATTGAGATTACAAAGCTATTTTTCATCGAGCCCAAAGTATTAAAAATTAACTCAGACCCTTGACGACACCTGGAGTAATTGAATAGATTGCAAGTATAAAAAACTAGTGGTTGAAACCGGAGGGAAAACTTGAAGAAGAAACTCTCTGGGGTCAAACCCGTCAATGAACTCAAAATTGACACACGAAGCGTCGAAAAACAAAATACAAGCAGGCAAAGTACGAGCAAACAAAACACAGGCAAACAAAATGTAGATAGACAGAATGCAAATAAACAGGTCGGTCAATCCCAGCAACTCGACGATCGAGATCGACTGCTGCTGCAACTTCTTCAAGAAAACAGCCGCACCAGTAATGCCGAACTCGCACGTCAATTAAAACTCACCGCCCCAGGGCTGCAAAAGCGGCTCAAGAAGTTAGAAGACAATGGGTTTATCGATCGCTACGTAACCCTAGTCAACCGCGAGGCGTTAGGATTTGATCTACTCTGTTTTGCTCAAGTCACTCTTGCCCATCACCAACCAGAGTGCGTAGGGCAGTTCTGCCAGCAGGTGCAAGGACTACCGGAGGTGCTGGAGTGCCATCATTTGACTGGAGAATTTGACTACTTGCTCAAAGTGGTTGCACCCAATCGCCAACGCTTGGAACAACTGATGAGTGAAACTATCACTCAACTTCCAGGAGTCGATAAAGTGAGAACCAATATTGTTTTAAATGAGGTCAAAGCCTCAACCTCTTTGCCGTTAGTAGAATCAGCATCATCTACCTGAAAAAGATTCATATCGAGTCAAAGTCGAAGAAGTGAGCTTGTGTTGCGCCGAATGCACTACAAGTTTACTCCAGCTCTTGTTTTCTGTACGAATCTGGTTATCTCCTCCAAACGCTACACAGTTAGGCTAAGGACATAGGCTGAGGATATAAGTTAGAGACAACCAAGTTGAGGAAATTATCAAGGTTGAAGCGTGTATAATGCCCGTTTTCAAGATTCTATTTTAGAGCTTTTGATATTCCGATAGAACTATTTTGTATTTCGATTTACCGCAAAAAATTCAGGCGTTTATTTACATCGGAGCATCTGAGTTTTAAACAGGATCGAGAACTGCGATCGACCTGTTGGGAGAATTCTATGAAGCATATACAGGGAAGAGTTAAGGGATTCCGAGGATGCCATCTATATTATCAAAGCTGGCTGCCGACTCAACCTAGCCAAGCAATAATTGTCCTGGTTCATGGCATAGGAGGACATAGCGGCGTTTTTCAAAATGTGGTTGAATATCTCGTTCCTCAAGGTTATGAGGTTTATGCCTTTGATCTGCGAGGGCATGGACGATCGCCCGGACAGCGAGGACATATCAACCAGTGGAGAGAATTTCGAGAAGACCTGCATTCCTTCTTGCAGTATATTCGGTTGCAGCGCACCTGCTGCCCGTTAATTGTATGGGGACATAGCTTAGGTGGAACGATCGCTCTAGACTATGCACTGCGATCGCCTAGCGAAATTCAGGGACTCATTCTTACAGCCCCGGCGCTTAGCAAAATTAAGATTGCTCGCACAAAACTCGTGCTAGGACGTATGTTGTCTAGAACAGTGCCGCGCTTCAGTCTTAAATTGGGAATTAGTACCCAGTTGGGTTCCCGTGATCCAGAGATGGTTGCTGCTTATACTCAAGACCCCCTGCGTCATGAGTATGGCAGTGCTAGGCTAGCGACGGAGTTTTTTACAACGGTACGCTGGATTCAATCCCACGCCTCTGAACTGAAGATTCCGCTCCTGATTATGCACGGCAGTAGCGATCACGTCACGTTGCCTGAAGGAAGCCGTGCATTCTTTCAACAGGTCATTTTTCCCGATAAGGAACATCGCGAATACGACGGTAATTATCACGATCTGTATATCGATAACGGCTATGAGGAGATCTTCGCCGATCTCACAACCTGGCTCAAGCAACATCTTGACCAAGCAGAATACTGCCAGCCCTTTGATTTGGGATTAGCCAATTGAAGCCGAGGGGCATTGCTCAATTTGAAATTAATTCTTTGGGGCACGATGCTCAACTCAAAAATCACTCTTAAACATGCTCTGGAGGAGAAGAAATTGTTTCTTCTGAAGAACCATGCCGTGGACAAAATCCGCTCGATTGCAGTCTGCAACTCTGCCCAAAACACCGACTCCAATAGACCCATCAGCTATAACGCTGCCTGACTTACTTGATGCAGCCTGCAACCACGCTCCTAACGCTACGGCACTGAATCAATCTAGCCATACGGGCTGGCAATCTCTCTCAAATCAGGTCTTTCGGGAACAGTGCCGGACTGTGGCGCAGGGATTGTTAAGCCTGAATCTGCATCCAGGCGATCGCATTGCCCTATTAACTCACAACGATACCCGATTTGCGATCGCGGATATGGGAAGCTTAATGGCAGGTTTGGTTAATGTACCCATTGATCTGACACAAACGCTGGAAAACATTATTTTTATTCTCCAACACAGTGAAGCTAAGCTGCTTTGGGTTGCTCAGTCAGATTGGCTTGAGCAGTTCATGCCTTACCTGGAACAGTTGCCCGCCCTTCAGTATGTTGTGGTTGAATTTGCTCCTGAATCAGAGCTTGAATCTGGGGCTGAACTGGAGAAGTGGCAGGCAATTAACGCGAAGCGTCACTTTAGAGGAACCCCGCTGCCGCATCCCTGTTGCTTGATTTCACTGCCAGCATTGCAAACCTCAGGACAGGTTCAGGGGATGACGGGGCTAGAGCAAGTTCCCTTACCAACCCTATCTGCTCAAGATCTGGCGACGATTATTTATATCCCCTCAGCCAGCGGCGAACTAATGGGGGTGATGCTGAGCCATCGCAATCTAGCAGGAAATGCTTTGG from Leptolyngbya ohadii IS1 encodes the following:
- a CDS encoding PAS domain S-box protein, coding for MLMQQRNNLQRYGIAVLTSIAALLLTRLLWWQLQPTLYPFFLAAVIISSWYGGLKSGLVATVLTTGLSEYFFLTTIFSLRASPANLGRTLYYVLVAVLICVLNARVRSAQQRAELNAIEVERNQVLLLQNQKRLRESEERVRLLVEGVRDYAIFALDPEGRFVSWNAGAERILGYPETEILGRSFSCIFTSEDIVSGRPDEALRTAIAEGQAQDNRWHVRKDGSLFWANGVVTPLHDAAGNLRGFSKILRDNTAVKQAQEALRASEERFRSLIENVQDYAIFMLDPEGRVASWNRGSEAVLGYQESEILGQPFSRFFPSELIAQGLPQQELQTAVTEGRVQQERLHIRKDGSRFWASEVMTALRDETGRLRGFSKVMRDVTERKRAEAERTQLLEDEQAARAEAEAANRAKDEFLAIVSHELRTPLTAIAGWVGMLQTGMLDEEKATLALETIERNANLQAQLIEDLLDISRIIRGELRLESAVVNLADVITAAVEAVCPKIREKQLQFELLLNLPAGKVENQESAPPDILVWGDADRLQQVMWNLLSNAVKFTPEEGRVTVQLERVEQVEPVAQITVADTGIGIRADFLPHVFDRFRQADSTSTRSYTGLGLGLAIVRYLVEQHNGTITAASPGEGKGATFIVKIPLLQSNELPAFGSQAAQEDQAVDLAGRSILAVDDDDDMRSWLSTLLQSHGAEVIVVDSVAAAIEVLEQTIPSLVVSDIALPNEDGYALVRHLKALEVQNGIQIPAIALTAYAAQEAQAAAIEAGFAGYFVKPIPADDLITAIASQFLQG
- a CDS encoding SDR family oxidoreductase; the encoded protein is MSMTQKVAVITGSHKGLGYAIARQLAQQENIRVVLTSRQEQDGLAAQQRLSQENIQVDFHPLDVTSDASVQQFTAWVQQTYGRVDILVNNAGVNPTAQPEESSLLTVQLETMLATLTTNVLAVARITQALMPLMKAQNYGRIVNVSTEMASLTSMGSDYYPLAPSYRLSKVGLNGLTALWAKELQGTNILINAYSPGWMQTDMGGSNAPFTADEGAETAVYLATLTEGGTQGKFFAEMRRAGGAVALAW
- a CDS encoding transposase, which encodes MLPAPKPLGKDREVDLRDVLNAIFYRADNALKWRALPKHFPAWQTVYGYYRLWVRLGVWEQINTALVRQVRQAAGRHEEPSLVIIDSQSVRLGQKGGRSRALMATKR
- a CDS encoding Lrp/AsnC family transcriptional regulator, whose amino-acid sequence is MKKKLSGVKPVNELKIDTRSVEKQNTSRQSTSKQNTGKQNVDRQNANKQVGQSQQLDDRDRLLLQLLQENSRTSNAELARQLKLTAPGLQKRLKKLEDNGFIDRYVTLVNREALGFDLLCFAQVTLAHHQPECVGQFCQQVQGLPEVLECHHLTGEFDYLLKVVAPNRQRLEQLMSETITQLPGVDKVRTNIVLNEVKASTSLPLVESASST
- a CDS encoding transposase; amino-acid sequence: MKGRKRHIVVDVLGLVLGGYVSAANVSDVKAAPGVLVWVLQMYQRIVKVLADKGYRGNLGKLLQQFFEQEGRQVEVEISQRAEDAKGFQVEPKRWIVERTWTWLENARILNRDYERLPENHEGMIYVVMIRLMLQRLTKNRRTWNRETA
- a CDS encoding LysR family transcriptional regulator, yielding MKSINLAAIDLNLLVAFEALLEQHSVTKAAEQLQIGQPAMSAALSRLRILFDDELFVRLGRQMQPTLKAQAIAPGILEALQQIRQTMTASQTFEPSISDRTFTMGSSDYTSFVLMPPLLNFSLHNAPSINVQMIEFEKDRVGTLLEQGEIDLALGVFPDPPRQTQWEPLFEERFVGIARQGHPLIQQGTMSLEAFAQFPHALTTLRRDTVGAIDKALNEQNLARRVAFTTPHMMVLPFAIASSDLVGALPRRIALRLATICDLTIFELPVKTKPWTVSMLWSTLSDQDEANRWLRNTIKTISQKIETF
- a CDS encoding ester cyclase; protein product: MTPTEEQNLAIARIFVEQFLGKGDMSVAADVLDENVQAITGLKPDGPIDGREAYKQVFSAFFDAFPPLPGFEMMIEDMFAAGDRVVVRFRSVQKPAKEFFGVAATNRDITFIETHVMRLREGKIVENVVSATNLEFEMLMAPVLTPLILK
- a CDS encoding NmrA family NAD(P)-binding protein gives rise to the protein MSIAIAGATGNTGGRIAQQLVEAGANVTVLVRNPEKLHPVIRQNATVHQGLLEDTQFVIEATQGAEALYWVVPYNFGAPNFRAYQHHVGNVAAAAIAANQIPYVVNLSSNGAHLPQGMGPISGLYEVEQRLNAIAQNIVHLRPGFFMENYLMQLEPIRTTNSVFLPVAGDCRLAMIATQDIATVAAKLLLQRHWTGHSVLGLHGPTDLSFDEAAAVLSQELGRSIVHVSITSEQFRDSLLHIGASENVAADYVEMWQGLSNPEYTPAEPRTSQTTTHTTFAQFVREQVSPQLSQLIPS
- a CDS encoding response regulator, producing MVRKILVVDDEADLRNLIQTCLELIGGWQVVTAASGVEALQEAQNRQLDAILLDLMMPGLDGLAILQQLRSNDNTKQIPVVLLTAKGRAIETGQFDDLNVLGTIKKPFNPVKLAGQIETLLSNAP
- a CDS encoding AraC family transcriptional regulator; translated protein: MAKEPVFLFDRPKFSKSMDALTEILKSVKLHSTVHCRSEFSAPWGVQIEAMADASFHVVMRGHCWLEVEGVDEQIPLVGGDLVVLPTGVAHALRGSFAVAEGNRPNSPVVPLGELLSHRPCQGQLTLSYGGGGTGTTVLCGKASFENREINPLLSALPPLLLIKGEEGRAVEWLDSTLQFIACETASNRPGAEMMITYLSNIVFIQAVRAYLSSLKPDDNSWLRGLIDPQLSIALALIHHQPETNWTVENLAKRVNMSRSGFAARFKWLMGEAPLQYVTRWRMVRAVELLRSSSLTVGEIAERVGYDSETAFSKAFKRQMGQPPNQYRKQSAV
- a CDS encoding alpha/beta hydrolase, coding for MKHIQGRVKGFRGCHLYYQSWLPTQPSQAIIVLVHGIGGHSGVFQNVVEYLVPQGYEVYAFDLRGHGRSPGQRGHINQWREFREDLHSFLQYIRLQRTCCPLIVWGHSLGGTIALDYALRSPSEIQGLILTAPALSKIKIARTKLVLGRMLSRTVPRFSLKLGISTQLGSRDPEMVAAYTQDPLRHEYGSARLATEFFTTVRWIQSHASELKIPLLIMHGSSDHVTLPEGSRAFFQQVIFPDKEHREYDGNYHDLYIDNGYEEIFADLTTWLKQHLDQAEYCQPFDLGLAN